In Streptomyces sp. P3, one DNA window encodes the following:
- a CDS encoding diacylglycerol kinase family protein, translating into MAGAGSGGWLVLLAGFALLALAAAGVWWMLAHRGGLRLLGGLLAVTAPVGVLVLYATSGLWPVAVGALGLWAGALASARAALRSVRRPKGTHGRRTPPPRRPVLIMNVRSGGGKVVKHDLAARAEALGARVILLGVDDGYVDPAAEARRAVAEGADLLGVAGGDGTQALVAGVAAELDVPFLVVAAGTRNHFAMDLGLDRTDPVRSLDALTSGVELRVDLGDVSGRPFVNTVSFGAYAEIVQSPDYRDAKAATALDHLPDLLQGASGPVLTVRTDDTAVHAPQALLVSNNAYARADPLGGGRRPRLDSGLLGVIGVRVESAAQAAELALLGERAGSITSLTSKRVVVEADRERIAVAVDGEALELDIPVVCTVRPAALRVRVPRHRPGAAYAPPTVDWRRVARLALGHPDPRTIKEAYDV; encoded by the coding sequence GGATGCTGGCGCACCGGGGCGGGCTCCGGCTGCTCGGCGGTCTGCTGGCGGTGACCGCGCCCGTGGGCGTGCTGGTGCTGTACGCGACGTCGGGGCTGTGGCCGGTGGCGGTGGGCGCGCTCGGGCTGTGGGCGGGGGCGCTCGCCTCGGCCCGGGCCGCCTTGCGCAGCGTGCGCCGCCCCAAGGGCACCCATGGCCGCAGGACCCCGCCGCCGCGTCGACCCGTCCTGATCATGAACGTGCGCTCGGGTGGCGGCAAGGTCGTCAAGCACGACCTCGCGGCGCGCGCCGAGGCGCTCGGCGCCCGGGTGATCCTGCTCGGCGTCGACGACGGGTACGTCGACCCGGCGGCCGAGGCCCGTCGGGCCGTCGCCGAGGGTGCGGACCTGCTCGGCGTCGCGGGCGGCGACGGCACCCAGGCGCTGGTCGCGGGCGTGGCCGCCGAACTCGACGTGCCCTTCCTGGTGGTCGCCGCCGGCACCCGCAACCACTTCGCCATGGACCTCGGCCTCGACCGCACCGACCCGGTGCGCAGCCTCGACGCCCTCACGAGCGGCGTCGAACTGCGCGTGGACCTCGGAGACGTCAGCGGACGGCCCTTCGTCAACACCGTCTCCTTCGGGGCGTACGCGGAGATAGTGCAGAGTCCCGACTACCGTGACGCCAAGGCCGCCACCGCCCTCGACCACCTGCCGGACCTGCTGCAGGGCGCCTCCGGCCCGGTTCTGACCGTACGCACGGACGACACCGCGGTCCACGCGCCGCAGGCGCTGCTGGTCAGCAACAACGCGTACGCCCGCGCCGACCCGCTGGGCGGCGGCCGTCGCCCCCGGCTGGACTCCGGGCTCCTGGGGGTGATCGGCGTGCGGGTGGAGAGCGCGGCGCAGGCCGCGGAACTCGCCCTGCTCGGCGAGCGCGCGGGCAGCATCACCTCGCTGACCTCCAAGCGCGTCGTCGTCGAGGCCGACCGCGAGCGCATCGCGGTGGCCGTCGACGGCGAGGCCCTCGAACTCGACATTCCCGTGGTGTGCACGGTACGGCCCGCCGCACTGCGGGTCCGGGTGCCGCGGCACCGCCCGGGCGCGGCCTACGCGCCCCCCACGGTCGACTGGCGGCGCGTCGCCCGTCTCGCACTCGGCCATCCCGACCCCCGCACCATCAAGGAGGCCTACGATGTCTGA